In one Achromobacter spanius genomic region, the following are encoded:
- a CDS encoding alpha/beta fold hydrolase: MPTALTSSVSPTGSALGPDPTRALSARLEDLDKGFPLHQAPSAIGTLTYRSSGTGPAVVLLHGIGSAAGCWLDVALMLRDGFRVIAWNAPGYAGSTPLPQAHPSADDYADALHQLLAHAGVSECVLVGHSLGAIVAGAYAARGAGNARVAIRRLVLLSPAQGYASHDEAQREAVRTRRLTLLEAEGIEGIAAQRAAALLSNAATPAMREWASWNMRQISPTGYRQAVSLLCNSDLLSRPAPAMPVDVRVGELDVITPAAQGQTVAQAWHASFAQIDGAGHACHIERPAQVAEIVRGSARNGGVKSELPFA; encoded by the coding sequence ATGCCCACTGCACTCACTTCTTCCGTGTCGCCAACGGGATCTGCCCTGGGGCCCGACCCGACGCGCGCCCTGTCCGCCCGACTTGAAGACCTGGATAAAGGCTTCCCTTTGCACCAGGCGCCCTCGGCGATCGGCACCCTCACCTACCGAAGCTCGGGCACCGGCCCCGCCGTGGTTTTGCTGCACGGCATCGGGTCTGCCGCCGGCTGCTGGCTGGATGTCGCGCTGATGTTGCGAGACGGGTTTCGTGTCATCGCCTGGAACGCGCCAGGCTATGCCGGTTCCACGCCGCTGCCCCAGGCGCATCCGTCGGCCGACGATTACGCCGACGCCTTGCATCAGTTGCTGGCGCACGCGGGAGTGTCGGAATGCGTGCTCGTGGGCCATTCCCTTGGCGCCATCGTGGCGGGCGCTTATGCGGCGCGCGGGGCCGGCAACGCGCGGGTCGCGATTCGGCGGCTGGTGCTGCTCAGTCCCGCCCAAGGGTACGCAAGCCATGACGAGGCACAACGCGAGGCCGTACGCACGCGCCGCTTGACCTTATTGGAGGCAGAAGGCATCGAGGGCATCGCCGCGCAACGGGCTGCTGCATTGCTATCGAATGCGGCGACGCCGGCCATGCGGGAATGGGCGAGCTGGAACATGCGCCAGATTTCGCCGACCGGTTACCGCCAAGCGGTCAGCCTCCTGTGCAACAGCGACCTCCTGTCCCGTCCAGCACCCGCCATGCCGGTGGACGTGCGGGTGGGCGAGCTCGACGTCATCACGCCAGCCGCTCAAGGCCAAACCGTGGCACAAGCCTGGCACGCTTCGTTTGCACAGATCGACGGCGCGGGCCACGCCTGCCATATCGAGCGTCCTGCACAAGTCGCCGAGATCGTGCGCGGCTCGGCCAGGAACGGCGGCGTCAAGTCGGAGCTTCCCTTTGCTTGA